The candidate division KSB1 bacterium DNA segment TTTTTCCTTGACAATGAACCCCTTTTGTCTTATACTACTCAAAATCAAAACTTAACTGTTACCCATTCCAGCCTTTTAAGGAGGGCAAAAAATGAAGATCAAGCAACAAATGGTCGGTGATGTGGCTGTTCTGAGTTTGAGCATGACACTATTCAGCGGGACGCCGGACTCGCAAGAGTTCAAAGACAAAATTTATCAGCTTCTCGACGAAGGCGTGACGAAATTCGTTATCGACATGAAAGGCGTCAAGCGCATGGATAGCACCGGCCTGGGTGTTTTGATTTCGGCGCTGACCTCGGTTCGCAAGCGCGGCGGCGAATTCAAGCTGGCCGAAGTCAACGATATCATGGAAAGCATTTTGGTGATGACCAAACTGGATTCTATTTTCGAGACGCACAAAACCACCGAGGCGGCGGTGCAGAGTTTTGCCAAAGCGTGATGATGAATCTTTTCATGGCTCAACATGCTCGCCAACACGCTGTTTGATTTTCTTTTTCGTTGTTCTTTGGATTATGCAGCCCATGAATGCGTAATTTATGGAGAAACACGGCTGACCTACGGTTATTTTGCCAAAGTCGTTGAGCGTCTGGCAGCCGGGCTGGCGGATTTGGGCTTGAGGCGCGGCCATCGGATCGCGCTGATGCTGCCGAACATTCCGCAATTTCCGCTGGTTTACTACGCGCTGCTGAAGCTCGGCGTTTGGGTCGTCCCCATCAATGTGCTGTTCAAAGAAAATGAAATCCGTTTTGTGTTGGACGATTCGGGCGCCGACGGCTTTGTTGCCTGGGAAGGATTCAGTTCTCGTCTCCTGCCCGCCCTCGCCGGGCTCAAGCCGCGCCGCTGGCAAATTTTCCTCGGTGAAAAAATCCCGCCCGGTGCCGTTGATTTGACTCACCTCATCGCCACCTCCATGCAGCGTTTTGAGCACTTGGGCGTGGAAAATAAAGTCAACGCCGGCCCGCAAGATCCGGCTGTGATTTTTTATACGGCCGGCGCCACCGGCCCACCCAAAGGCGCGGTGTACAGCCACTCCAATCTGGCGGCAGCGACTTCCGCCTCGTGGAGAAATTTTGCGATTCAAAGCGATGATCGTTTTCTCGCCGTCATCCCGCTCTTTCACAATCTCGGCCAAATGCTGGCGATGAACCTGCCGCTGGCTGCCGGCGCCAGCACGGTTTTATTGCCGAAATTCGATCCGGTGGCAATTGTCGAAACGATTGCCAAAGAACGCATCACCCATCTTGTCGCCGCGCCTTCGATGTTTCCCGCGCTCTTGCGGCTGGCGCCTGATCCGGCGCAACTGGCTTCGCTCAAATGGTGTTTGGTCAGCGGCGCGATGCTGCCGGCGCGGCAGCGCGAAGAATTTGAACAGCGGTATCAGCTTCCGGTTTATGAAGGCTATGGCCTCGCCGAGTGCAATCCGTTGATCACCGCCTTCAGCGCCTGGATTCCGCGCGCCCCGGAAAAAGCCTGCGCGAGCGGTTTTCCTTTGAATGGCATCGAGGTCGCGATTTTGGATTCGACGCACCGGCAAATGCCGGATGGAACAATCGGCGAGATTTTTGTGCGCGGCCCCTGGGTGATGCAAGGTTATCTCCGACATGGCCAAATTTCCAGAGAGGGTTTTTGGAATGATTGGTTCGGCACCGGCGATTTGGGCATGCTCGACGGCGAGGGCTTTCTGTATTTGGTTGATCGCAAAGCTGATGTGATTCTCAAAGCCGGTTTCCCGGTTTACCCGAGCGAAGTCGAGGCCGTTCTCGCGCAGCATCACAAAATCGAAGAATGCACCGTTATCGGCGTTCCCGACCGCCTTCACGGCGAAGAAGTCAAAGCCTACATTGTTTTGCGGCCCAACCAGACTTCGGCCAAAGAGGAGATGGTCGAGTTTTGCAAAAGCCGTTTGGCGTTTTACAAATGCCCGCGCCACGTCGAGTTTGTCGCGAGCCTGCCACACAGCGTCACCGGCAAAGTTTTAAAACATTTGTTGCGGGAAAAGAAACCCGCGCCGGCGACTCCCGAGAGCCAGCCGGCGGCAGAGGTTGTTGTGCCACAGAGCGAAGATTTGCCAGATAATGCGACCAACGAAAGTGGCGTCTGATTGGTAGCGTCTTAAATACCGACAGCAAGTTTTTTAAAAATCATTTGGAGGTTTACCGTGAAGGAATATCCCACCGACAAAATTCGTAACGTAGCTGTGGTTGGCCATGCGGCGGCCGGCAAGACGACGCTCGCGGAAGCGATGCTGTTGGTTGCCGGCGAGATCAGCCGCATGGGCTCTGTAGATGAAGGCACGACGGTTTCCGATTATCATCGCGACGAAATCGAGCGCAAGAACTCGATTGTCGCCTCGATTTTGCATTGCCATTGGAAGGAACATAAAATCAATCTCGTTGACACACCGGGTTATTCTGATTTCGTCGGCGAGGTGCAGGCCGGATTGCGCGCGGTGGACATGGCGCTGTTCGTGCTCAACGCGCAAGCTGGCGTCGAAGTCGGCACTGAAACCACCTGGCAAACCGCAGCCGAGCACCAACTGCCGCGACTGCTTTTCGTGAACCGACTCGACAAAGAAAACGTCGATTTTGACAAAGTTTTGAACGCCTGCCGCGAACGGCTCGGCGACGGTGTTTTTCCGGTGATGCTTCCAGCTAGCGCCAATGAAACGATCGACGTTTTGCAAATGAAATTGGTTGGTTTCGATGCCACCGGCAAAATGAGCCTCGCCGATATTCCGGCGAAATGGCAAGATAAAGCCAAGGAGTGGAGAAACCAACTGATTGAGCGCGCCGTCGAAGCCGATGATAAAATGATGGAAAAATATTTGGAGGCGGGCGAGCTAACTGCCGAAGAAATCAAACAATGTCTTCGTCAAGGCATCAGCCAGGGCAGCGTGTTTCCGCTGCTCTGCGGCGCCGCGCCGAAACTGTTCGGGGTGACCGCGCTGCTGGATTTTATCTGCGACTACAGCCCGGCGCCGGATTTTCGCGGTGAAATCGAAGTTCGCGCGGGCAGCAAGCAAACTACCCGGCGGACCGCGGATGAGGCTCCGCTGGCAGCGCTCGTTTTCAAAACGATTTCCGAAGCGCATCTTGGCGAGTTGTCTTTCTTCCGCATTTTTTGCGGAAAAATGATGCCGAACACTGAAATCTTCAACGCCAGCAATCAAACCACGGAAAAGCTCGGCCAGCTTTTCGTGATGAATGGCAAAAACCGCAAAGAGGTGGCGCATCTTCATGCCGGCGACATCGGCGCGGTGGTCAAATTGAAAAACACCCACACCAGCGACACCCTTTGCGACAAACGCGAGCCGGTCATCATTCCCCCGATCAATTTCCCGGCGCCGTTGATGACCATCGCCGTCGAGCCGAAGTCCAAAGGCGATGAAGACAGACTCTCCGCCGGCTTGCACGCGCTGCACCAAGAAGATCCCACCTTCATCATGCGCGTCGATCCGGAGCTGAAACAAATTCTTTTACAGGGACAAAGCGAGCTGCATCTCGGCCTCGTGGTCAAACGCTTGAAAGAAAAATACGGCGTCGACGTCAACATGGTCGAGGCGAAAATTCCGTATCGTGAAACCATTCGCGGCCAGGCGCGTGAGTTTTATCGCCATAAAAAGCAAACCGGCGGCGCCGGCCAGTTCGGCGAAGTGCATTTTCACATGGAAGGTTATCGCGAAGGCGCGCCCTATCCGAATGATCTCACCATTCGCGACACCGAAGTCACCGACTTGCCGTGGGGCGGCAAATTGGAATTTGTCAGTGCCATCGTCGGCGGCGCGATCGACGCGCGCTTCATCCCGGCGGTGAAAAAAGGCGTCATGGAAATCATGGAAAGCGGCGTCGTCGCCGGCTATCCGGTGACCGACGTGCGCGTGATTCTGCATGACGGCAAAATGCATCCGGTGGACTCGAATGAAAATGCTTTTAGAACCGCCGGCCGCATGTGTTTCCGCGAGTGTTTTTTGAAAGCCAAGCCAATGATTCGCGAGCCGATCGTCGAGGTTGAAGTGACCGTGCCGGATGAGTACATGGGCGATGTCATGGGTGACCTCTCCGGCCATCGTGGCAAAATTCTCGGGGTTGACAGCAAAGGCAGCTCACAGGTGGTCAAGGCCCTGGTGCCGCTGAAGGAAATGGCGAAGTATTCCACCAAGCTGCGCTCGATGACCCAGGGGCGCGGCATTTACCGGCAGAAATTTTCGCATTACGAAGAAGTGCCGAAAGATCAGGCGGAAAAATTGATCAAAGCGTACGAAGAAGCAAGGGCAAAGGGCGAGTGAGCGGAGAAATCTTGTGGGCGCCCTGGCGGATGGAGTATATCAAAAGCTCCAAAGAGCCGGGGTGCATCTTTTGTGACAAGCCGCAGCAGAGCAACGACCGCGAGAATCTCATCGTGCATCGCAGCCGGCACTGCTTCGTGATCATGAACAAATTTCCCTACAACAACGGCCATCTCATGATCGTGCCTTATCGCCACGAAGCGCAGGTTGAAAATTTGACTGCCGCCGAAGCTCAGGAGATGATGGCGCTGTTGCAGAACGCCGTGGCCGCATTGAAACAAACGATGGCTCCGCACGGCTTCAACATCGGCATGAACGCCGGCAAAACCGCCGGCGCCGGCATCGACGATCATCTGCATTTCCACCTCGTCCCGCGCTGGGAGGGCGACACCAACTTCATGCCGGTGGTTGGGCACACGAAAGTGGTTTCGGAGGGACTTTGGGAGACGTGGGAGAAGTTGCGGGGGGCTTTCCAAGGCCGGGGATAATTCTGCAACACATTTAAAACGCACAAAAATCTTACACGAAAAATTGGATTTTTCATCGCGGCACATCGACAATGCAAACGGCTGTGCAAGAACACAGCTTTCTTTATTGATATTTTTTAGGAGAGACAATGATTCCGCAGTTGATCAATCGCGAAAAAATCTATATCGAAAACATTGGCCAACATGAGGGCAGGGAGGTTCAAGTTTACGGCTGGCTGTACAACGCCCGGCACAGCGGCAAATTATGGTTTTTGTTGCTGCGCGACGGTACCGGCGTCATGCAATGTATCGTCTCGCTCAAAGACGTTGGCGAAGAAATTTTTGCCCGCTGCGAGCAGTTAACCCAGGAATCCTCCTTTGTTGCCACCGGCACGGTGCGGGC contains these protein-coding regions:
- a CDS encoding STAS domain-containing protein, with the translated sequence MKIKQQMVGDVAVLSLSMTLFSGTPDSQEFKDKIYQLLDEGVTKFVIDMKGVKRMDSTGLGVLISALTSVRKRGGEFKLAEVNDIMESILVMTKLDSIFETHKTTEAAVQSFAKA
- a CDS encoding AMP-binding protein; this translates as MLANTLFDFLFRCSLDYAAHECVIYGETRLTYGYFAKVVERLAAGLADLGLRRGHRIALMLPNIPQFPLVYYALLKLGVWVVPINVLFKENEIRFVLDDSGADGFVAWEGFSSRLLPALAGLKPRRWQIFLGEKIPPGAVDLTHLIATSMQRFEHLGVENKVNAGPQDPAVIFYTAGATGPPKGAVYSHSNLAAATSASWRNFAIQSDDRFLAVIPLFHNLGQMLAMNLPLAAGASTVLLPKFDPVAIVETIAKERITHLVAAPSMFPALLRLAPDPAQLASLKWCLVSGAMLPARQREEFEQRYQLPVYEGYGLAECNPLITAFSAWIPRAPEKACASGFPLNGIEVAILDSTHRQMPDGTIGEIFVRGPWVMQGYLRHGQISREGFWNDWFGTGDLGMLDGEGFLYLVDRKADVILKAGFPVYPSEVEAVLAQHHKIEECTVIGVPDRLHGEEVKAYIVLRPNQTSAKEEMVEFCKSRLAFYKCPRHVEFVASLPHSVTGKVLKHLLREKKPAPATPESQPAAEVVVPQSEDLPDNATNESGV
- the fusA gene encoding elongation factor G, with protein sequence MKEYPTDKIRNVAVVGHAAAGKTTLAEAMLLVAGEISRMGSVDEGTTVSDYHRDEIERKNSIVASILHCHWKEHKINLVDTPGYSDFVGEVQAGLRAVDMALFVLNAQAGVEVGTETTWQTAAEHQLPRLLFVNRLDKENVDFDKVLNACRERLGDGVFPVMLPASANETIDVLQMKLVGFDATGKMSLADIPAKWQDKAKEWRNQLIERAVEADDKMMEKYLEAGELTAEEIKQCLRQGISQGSVFPLLCGAAPKLFGVTALLDFICDYSPAPDFRGEIEVRAGSKQTTRRTADEAPLAALVFKTISEAHLGELSFFRIFCGKMMPNTEIFNASNQTTEKLGQLFVMNGKNRKEVAHLHAGDIGAVVKLKNTHTSDTLCDKREPVIIPPINFPAPLMTIAVEPKSKGDEDRLSAGLHALHQEDPTFIMRVDPELKQILLQGQSELHLGLVVKRLKEKYGVDVNMVEAKIPYRETIRGQAREFYRHKKQTGGAGQFGEVHFHMEGYREGAPYPNDLTIRDTEVTDLPWGGKLEFVSAIVGGAIDARFIPAVKKGVMEIMESGVVAGYPVTDVRVILHDGKMHPVDSNENAFRTAGRMCFRECFLKAKPMIREPIVEVEVTVPDEYMGDVMGDLSGHRGKILGVDSKGSSQVVKALVPLKEMAKYSTKLRSMTQGRGIYRQKFSHYEEVPKDQAEKLIKAYEEARAKGE
- a CDS encoding HIT domain-containing protein → MEYIKSSKEPGCIFCDKPQQSNDRENLIVHRSRHCFVIMNKFPYNNGHLMIVPYRHEAQVENLTAAEAQEMMALLQNAVAALKQTMAPHGFNIGMNAGKTAGAGIDDHLHFHLVPRWEGDTNFMPVVGHTKVVSEGLWETWEKLRGAFQGRG